From the Neobacillus sp. PS3-34 genome, the window TTGTTCCGAATTCCATCGCGACTTCGTTTCCAACGACCTGCTTAATTCGGGACGCTTTTGTCGCAATTAATGTTTGATAGTTCACAATGTTTAACAGAGCTGTTTCGACCAGCTGCGCTTCAGCAAGTGGTGCTTCGACACGAAGAATCGGCTCATTTCCAAAAACGAGCTCGCCTTCCCTCATGGATCTGATTTTGCCGGTAAAATGCAGTCCTTTTAAATACTCTAAAAAGTCTTCCTTATATCCTAGTTCATTTTTTAAATAATCAATGTCATCTTCCGTGAACCGGAATTCTTTAATATATTGAATGGCCTTTTCAAGCCTGCGAATACGGCATAGCCGTTACCAAACGGCAGTTTCCGGAAAAAAAGTTCAAAGACGGCCTTTTTATTATGGACTCCGTCTCTCCAATACGTTTCGACCATATTGATCTGGTATAAATCCGTATGAAGAGCTAAACTGTCGTCTGAATAAATATGTTTCATGACTAACCTCCAAAATACTCTACAGGTTTTCCAACATTATTATCAATTCTACCATTTTTAAATCTATTTAACCACCGCGCCAAGCGTTTGTTCAAAATGCCCAAGTGCCCAAGCATGCCCGTTTTGGTTAAATGATGCCACAGCATCCCGATAGACGACGATTTTAAAACCTTTATTATAGGCATCTACAGCTGTATGAAGCACACAAATATCGGTGCAAACACCAACTAGATGGACCTCAGTAATCCCCCGCTCACGGAGTTTGGTTTCAAGATCCGTTCCAGCAAAAGCTGAATATCTTGTTTTATCCATATATACTACATTTGAAACATGCTTGTTAGCTTCAAAAACTGAATTCAGTTCTCCGAATAAGTCACGGCCTTTTGTCCCTCTAATATTATGCGGGGGAAATAGCTTCGTTTCCGGATGGTATTCGTCCCCTTGATCATGTACATCAATTGCAAAAACAGTATAATCTCCGTTTTTAATAAACTCTTCTGTCAGCTCGGTAATTTTTTTTTCTATCGCTTGTCCTGGCTCACCGCATGTTAATGCCCCGTTATCCGCCACAAAATCGTAAGTATAATCAATGTTGATCAAAGCACGTTTTTCCATCCCACTCGCCCCTTTACAGGAATCTGTCTTGATAGCTGTCATTATAACATTTTTTTCTCTATCGAACACAAAATATCCTTTAGGTAGAAGATCTGACTCATTAACTGTCCAGGGATTGTAGACGGGTATTTTCCTAGATTGGGCTTAGGGTTTAAAGTTTACATAAAAAACCCGCTTACCTATTTGGCAAGCAGGCTTCGTAAATATTCAAAATCAGCTATACCTCATTCCAGGAACCCAATCCGTCGGCTTATCGAGTGGACGGATTTTATCAATCGGAACGAAGACCTCTAAATGGCGGTATAAATTTTCAAACTCTGAAGGAAGCAGGCCGCCAAATTCCCCATCAAGGTTAATCTGCAACTTATCTGGTGAGGTGACTTTGATCCGGTTTGCCTGAGTGTAAATGACACTTTCGTCATTCACGTGTTCACCGCGAATCGCTAGCGTTGCAATACGGATAAAGTCGGCCAGATTTGTCTTTTTCACAATCAGCAATGAGAATAAACCATCGTTAATGGACGCATCAGGTGCCAATTTTTCAAATCCACCTATGGAGTTGGTCAATCCGACGAGAAACAGCATCGCTTCGCCTTCAAACAACTTTCCATCATATTCGATCCTGACTTGCGTTGCCTTGATCGATGGCAGCATTTCCATGCCTTTCAAATAGTAGGCAAGCTGGCCGAGCATTGTTTTAAGCTTGCTCGGTACCTCATATGTAAGTTCCGTAATCTGGCCCCGCCGGCAATATTAATAAAATGCTTATCGTTGATTCTGCCGATATCAACAGGGATCGTGTCGCCTTTAACAATGATCTCCACAGCACCATCAATATCCCTTGGGATCTGCAGTGCGCGTGCAAAGTCATTTGTGGTACCCATCGGGATAATTCCCAGACGAGGGCGGTATTCCTGTTCTGCCAATCCATTTACAACCTCATGGATCGTACCGTCCCCACCTGCTGCTATCAAAAGGTCATAGCGGCGTTCAACTGCAATTTTTGCAGCTTTGGTGGCATCTCCGGCACCGATAGTCGCATGGCATGAAGTTTCATAACCGGCTTCCTCGAGCTTTTGCAGCACCTCAGGAAGATTCTTTTTAAAAGCTTCACGTCCAGATGTTGGATTATAAATTATTCTTGCTCTTTTCATTTTCATCATCATCCTATAATTGAAATCAAATTTTCGCTTTCCACGGATGTCTGGTCACTTACAATATTCTACCAATTAACATCATATCTCAAAGGATACCTTCCCGCAATGCTTTCCAAGCCATAAAGTATAGTGTTTCCCTTAAAATACCGTCTATAATCATAACGCTTTTTTTTCTTTTTGCAAAAACAAAAGGCGCAAGCGCCCTCGGAACAAGCAAAACCCGCTTGTTCCTGCGAAGCTTATTCTCCTAGAAGCCTTCCTTAGTGGTTAGCCCCGACAGGCATAAGAAGAATCACGCAGTCATCCTCGGAAAAGCTATCGCTTTTCCTTCGTGCGATGCGGATGCCTCGAAAAGGCTATCGCCTTTTCTTCGTTCGATGCATATGCTGCCGAAGCGTTCCTTGTCCTGATTTCTGGAGTGATTTGGCTTATGACCCTGAACTGCTCAAAGCATCACCTAAAGGTCATGCTTTGAGCAAGATATTCGAAGAAGCACTCTCTAAGATGAAAACTGGCTGGGCGTTGGAGCTAGACTAATACAACTAGTGAGAAGCTATCCAAATCATTCAATTTTATTATTTCTTAGACGAAAATAAAGCGGGCCGAATAAACGGCCCTAGAATCACTCTTCAATATTCAAGCTGACATTGGAAGTGTTGGCAATGCTCAGAAGATGCTTGCCCTCCCCTTTTTGGTATGTAGCGTTTTTAAATCCCGAATAATTTCCTTGTGCATCAGGCTTCTCTTCCGTCACCTTCCAGGCGCCATCCTTGCCCTGTACATCCTGTACGCCAGCCGCAGAAATTTTCAAATCGCTGTTCTTCCCAACTTGAACCACCAGGGATGAAGCTCCATTAACGCTCCAATCGTTCATGATTTCTCTTGGCTTTAAGGTGATCGGGTTTTCATTGCCAATGATTTCAACGGTTACATCTTTGGGAACGAGAATGGTTGCCGCAATCGTGCTGTAAGAATCGAACGGACCCATCTCGCTCGGCAATGACTTAACATTTAAATAGAGCGTGTCACCCTTTTGATTAGCGTAAATATAATCTTCTGTTTTGCTGATCAGCTTATTTCTTTTAGCTGTTTGAGCCCGATAGGTGCCGAACATGGACACGGCATTTTCGGAGGTACCTTCAATCGTTAAAGGATAGTCTACAGTCCTCACGACCACTCTTTTAACACTGCTGTCTAATTTATAGTCAAATCCAGGCAATTCAGATGTACGCTCCTCCCGCGCCATCACTTCCTGTACCTTGCCCAAAAGCCCTGTCGAATTAAAAATGACAAACGCGATTCCGACTGTCCCCAGCAAGCCGATAAAAAAGATGCTAAGGAAATCGTATTTTAAAAAGTGCTTTTCCTGTTTTGATAAAATTAAATAAATTAAGATCTCTGCGCCGAGCACAACCAGAATGGCTGGCCACCATGACATCATTACATTTGAAAGATCTAAGCCGATCACCCTTGAAAAAAGAAGGAAAATACCGAGGAGGAGTAGAGATGCTCCCATGGAAAAAGTTCCGACACGCCACGTTCTCATTCTGTCACTCCCTTTTCTTTAGCTTGCTTTTTATTAAGCCAGCCAAGAGCAGCACCTATTAAAATGGCTCCGGCTATCGCTGGTCCCCAGATTTGTTTTTTCATCCTGATTCTTCCCCTCTCTTGGACTTGCTGCCAGATAACAGTTTAATGCCTCCTCCAATCAGCAGAACACATACAATTCCAGATTGCAGATAGGTTTGCATCCAAAATGCAAGATCGATATCAATCATTCTTGAAATCATTGGCGCAAAGACAGGAACGATAATATTTGTGAATAAATAGTAAAGTCCCATTAAAACAAGCCCGATTCCGACCCATTTCTGATGATTGATTAAATAGGAAATAATCGGCATGTCTTCGAGCGGTTCATCACCATAGCGTGATGTTTTTTGCAGGCCGTTGAAGAAGCTGTAAAACCAGATTATCGGTATTAAAAACAAGAAAATCCCTAGACGCAAAATATCCAGAATATAAATCGAGAAAAGAAATGCTGCCATCAATTGCAATCCGCGCCGCTGCAGCCCAAGGTATAAATGTCCTGCTCCTGGGAAAATCGATAGGAATGTAGCAATCGATTTGCTCTTCTTGCCGTCCTCCCTTCTCATTTCAAAATCCTCAAAAATGGTGCGGTCAACCAGCTGCTCTCCACGCTGTTTTTTGTTCAATTGCTGAATGCTATCAAAAAACCCGTATACCCAAATGATCGGCAGGACAGCCAGGAATACAAGAAATTCACCACGGTTGGTCAGAACCGATACAAAAAACACCATTACACCAAGCCCCAAAAATGCAGCAAGCATCGTCAATCCACGGTTCATTAAGCCGAGCTGGAAGCTGGCGAAGCCCTGGAACAAACGAAAGAATAATCGTATAAAAACGCTCCGATTCCTGACTCTGTTGGACTGGATCATCACCCGCTTCTGCCAGTGCTGATTTTTTCCTGGCATTTTGAACGGCCATATCAATGAAGCTTGCAATGTAGAAAACCGCTCCCAAAAGGAACGCCACAACTCCAACCTCTCCTGTGTTATTCAAGAAAAGCAGAAATGAAAACAGTAATGCTCCTAGCGTAGCAAACAAATAAAACAATCCGCGAATAATCCTTCCGCTATAAATATGGCCGAGGCCAGGAAATATGGATAGTGTTAATGCTGCGGTAGAATTTTTCATTTAGTATCAACCCCCTTATTTTCTAATGAATCCATCCATGCAAATGTTTTATTAATGACTCCATCTGTAACAGAGTGTTGTTTTTTCTCAATTTCCTTACTTTCAACCCGGTCCGTAAAGCGGGCAATCGATGTGAACACCCCTGAAAGCATGAGCAGGATTGTTACTGCTGCCGCCAAAAAGTAATGGAATACCTCCTGCTGATAAAAAGTTTTCTGTTTCTTACATGCATTCGATAAAATTAATTGTTTTTTCTTGGATTTATATTCTAATACCGAAACTGGATTCTCCTTTATCGCCAAAATTCCAGCCATTACGGAGTCGTTAAAAGCACTTTCATTTGATAGAACTGGAAGCGAGTTTTCGCAAAGCTCAACAGCGTTTAAATAGCTCTCAAGGCATGGCCCGCAATCATAGAGATGGCTTTCCATTGCTTCACGGCTTTCTTCATCCACTTCATCTTTCACATACCTCAGCCATTCGATATCTGAAAAATGCTTCATAAAAAATCGCCCTCCTTCCAATTCTTTTTCATCCAATTCCTCGCCGGTAAAGCTTTGTTTCAATCGTTTTTATTTGAACATTCTGTTCATCTGCCATTTGCTGATAGCTTTTTTCTGCTATGTAAAAACCGTAAATCACATCACGGTAGTTATCCGGCAGTTCGTCTAGTTTATCTCGGACCTGCTTCCGCCTGTCGTTATCGAATAGCTCATTTTCAATGCTGTCCTTCGAGGTTCCAAAAGCCTGCTGCTCTATTGCTTCAATGATGTCCTCTCTCCTTCGGGCTGTTTTTCGCTTCGTATCAATGGCATGGTTAACGGCAATCCTTGTGATCCATGTTTTAAAGCCCTGATTTTCATAGCGGGAGAGAGACGTGTAGATTTTCATGAATACTTCTTGGGCTGCATCCTCGGCTTCCTTTTCGTCGCGTAATACAGCAAAAACAGTCCGGAACACATCATTGCGGTATTTTTCGACTAATAGACGGAACGCATGGTCATTGCCTTCAAGCACCTTTTGTATTAAAGCCAGGTCGCTAATGTCTCTCCCCCTTTCTTTTCTCTGTCTGTCACATGAATAGACGCTTTATTTTTGAAAATCCCTACACTTTTTTCAAAATTTTTTTGTACAAGATTAATCCTGAGGAAAAAGGCCGGCATTTCGCTGGGTTTTCGAATAAACAGCGCCACCTTTTCAAATAATCTCCCGGCTTTAAGCGTTCTTCTCGCGCGTTTACACTTTTATTTCGCGGAATTTTACGATAATCTCGCGCATTTTAACTATAATCTCGCCAGAATGATCCATTATTTCGTGGGCTCATTCTTTAGACCCCTGATGTGGAGAAATTTTTTTCTCCAAAAAAATCCGCCGATCCACTAATCGGCGGAAGTACTAATATTAATAAAGCTGTCTAAGCGAATTATTTTTAGACTTTGCTTTCACTATTAAAAAATTATTCTTTACCAGGTGAATTCAAGTGTAATGGAGGAGGGATTAACCAGCCTTTTTCTTTATTGAGCTTTAAAAATTTTGCTCCCAGCATGGCCTTTGCATTATGGAACTGCCCAAACATCATGGCAACGTCTTCACGGATTGATTGTCCAATGATTGTACTGCATGCAACTAATCCTGCAGCAATATCCATGGATACGGCTGCGCTTATTTCAGGATCTGCAAAACGGGCTCCTACCGGGATACTTTCCAAATCAGCTGAAGGGCGCTCTGGGGGTGTTGGCGGAAACCCTACACCATTTACCTTTAACAATTCCTCTGTTTGGCTGATTTCCTGCGTTAGCCCCTGGATGGCATCTTCAATCAATTTCTTGAGGTCCCCATCTCCTGTATGATTCAAATACGTTTGATAGCCAGCTTTAAAGCCTTTTGCCGCGGTAAGAAAACTCCAAACCCCAAATACTTCTCCGTAATGCAGCGGCTCATTTTGCGGATTTCCACTCAAAATACCCATAAACACACTCCTTAAGTTTAATTTCATGAGATTCTCCTTTGAAAGGGGTAAAATCCACATTTAGTAGTGTGCTTGCAACAAACAAAAAATATTCTCCGAAACTTAATGGATGCCCCAAAATTATTTATGGGCATCCATTAAATCTTTCCAATCAATAAATGGGCTTTTTCCTTGTTTCCCCTATCGAGCAAAAATCGTATAAATCCAGGCTGACAATCATTTTATGGAATCCGTCAAACAGGTTGATTAATGCCAGAAGCTTAATGATTTGAGGTTCATCGTAAAATTCCATGAGCCAGCTGATCTCTTCTTCGATAATTTCCTTTGGTTCACGACGGTATTTTTTTATAAAAGTAAAAAGCTTTTGTTCAAACTCCGGAAACTCAGAAAAATCATCTTTAGTGACAGCTGCCTTAATCGGTTCATTCCAGGCGGAATCACCAGTATATGAGAGGCTCATGCATGTTTGACAGCCGTTTATATTAGCCAGAAGAAGGCGAATCTTTTCCTTCATTTCTTTTTCAAGCCCATCCTCCTCTTCCCATAAAAATGCATAAAGCCGGTCATACATTTCCTTAATCTCCGAAACGTATGTCAGGGCATTCTCAAAATTCGATAACTCTTTTATAGGTAAAAAAATCCTTGGCATTTCATCCCATCCTTTCCCTTTTATAGTATAATGCAATCAAAAAGAATGGTATTTCACGTGAAACAATTTATCTGAAAATACTTTCTATATAGAAAGAAAAATGGAGAGGTGGCCTTCCAAATGATTTTAGATGAAACGGATAAGAAAATTCTTAGGGAATTGTCGGCAAACAGCCGGCAGTCGATGCGGGAGCTGGCGAAGAAAGTGAACCTTTCTGCACCCTCTGTTACAGAACGTGTCCGCAAAATGGAAAGTGAGGGCATTATTAGCGAGTACACCATATCGATCGATTATGGAAAAATCGGTTACGGCATCGATTGTTTTATGGAGGTCACCCTCCGTCAGGGCGAATACGAAAAATTCCGGCGTACGATAGCTGAAAACCCGAATGCCGAGTTTTGCTACCGTATCGCCTGCCGTGCCTGCTATATCGTCAAGCTGCGCCTTAACGCGCTGCAGGATCTGGAAGTTTTTATAAATGAAATCACATCCTATGCCGAAACGGTGACACACATCGCCCTTTCGCAAATTAAAATCGAAAAAAATTTGCTTAAATAAAGAAAAGGCGGCTCTACATTTAAGTAAAGCCGCCTTTTTCAATTATTTTTTCAAATGATAAGGAACTGTCGTCACAACGACATTTCTACGGTAAAGAAGAAACGCGCGAATCAAGAAACTTGATTGGTTATGAAGAATGTTGTGCCAGCCCTTTTTCGGAATAAATTGAGGAATCAGTACTGTTACACGGTAATTTGCATCACTCGCTTTATGTTCCACCGTATCGACAAATTTCGTTAACGGCTGAATGATGCTTCGGTAATGCGAGTGAAGTGTCACCAGCCTGATATCCGGCTGCCACTTGTTCCATTTTTCTTCAAATAGCTTTTCATCCTGTCGGTTAAATGAAACGTATACAGCTAAAATCTGGTCTGGTGAAAGCGATTTTGCATAGGCAATCGAGTTCTCTACGACATGAGTTATGCCCGCCACAGGCACGACCATAACATTTCCTTCTATAGGCACAGGCGGTTCACATGTAGTAATCCTTAACTGATCGCCAACTGCTTCATAATGCCTTTTAATGCGGTGGAATCCAAGCACCAACAGCGGAATGAAAATTAATACCGGCCAAACCTGTGAAAATTTCGTAATAAAGAAAATCATCGTTACGGTAAAGCTAATTAATGCTCCGATGAAATTGATGGTTAATTTCACCATCCATCCATTTGGTTTTTCGCGAATCCACTTTACCAGCATCCCAGTCTGGGATAACGTAAACGGAATGAACACCCCGACAGCGTATAACGGTATTAGCTGTTCAGTCTGTCCTTTGAAGGCAACAATCAAAAGGATGGAGGTGACTCCCAAAGTAATAATACCGTTCGAATAGCCAAGACGGTCTCCTCGCATCGTAAACATTCGCATTATATATTTATCCTTAGCAAGATTAAATGCCAATAAAGGAAAAGCGGAATATCCTGTATTCGCAGCGAGAACAAGAATCATCGCTGTCGTTCCCTGAATGAAATAGTACATATAATTCCTACCAAATGTTGTTGCTGCAATTTGGGAGACAACCGTTTCCTGTTCTTTTGGAGTGATACCATAATAATAAGCTAAGTAAACGATTCCCGAAAATAATATTGCCAGCAATATTCCCATTGCCATTAATGTTTTAGCTGCATTATTAGGCGCAGGATCTTTAAAGTTGGGAATCGCATTGGATATCGCTTCTACTCCAGTTAAAGCAGAGCTCCCTGATGCGAATGCCTTAGCAGCAAGAATAATGTAATTCCTGCAACAGGTGTACCAATCGGTGCATGCAAGGTTGGAGAAATATGGCCGGTAAATATTTGATACATACCCACTCCAATCAGGATGAACAAAGCGAGTACAAACAGATAGACAGGATACGCCAAT encodes:
- a CDS encoding isochorismatase family cysteine hydrolase, with product MEKRALINIDYTYDFVADNGALTCGEPGQAIEKKITELTEEFIKNGDYTVFAIDVHDQGDEYHPETKLFPPHNIRGTKGRDLFGELNSVFEANKHVSNVVYMDKTRYSAFAGTDLETKLRERGITEVHLVGVCTDICVLHTAVDAYNKGFKIVVYRDAVASFNQNGHAWALGHFEQTLGAVVK
- a CDS encoding sigma-70 family RNA polymerase sigma factor — encoded protein: MLEGNDHAFRLLVEKYRNDVFRTVFAVLRDEKEAEDAAQEVFMKIYTSLSRYENQGFKTWITRIAVNHAIDTKRKTARRREDIIEAIEQQAFGTSKDSIENELFDNDRRKQVRDKLDELPDNYRDVIYGFYIAEKSYQQMADEQNVQIKTIETKLYRRGIG
- a CDS encoding DUF3231 family protein — translated: MGILSGNPQNEPLHYGEVFGVWSFLTAAKGFKAGYQTYLNHTGDGDLKKLIEDAIQGLTQEISQTEELLKVNGVGFPPTPPERPSADLESIPVGARFADPEISAAVSMDIAAGLVACSTIIGQSIREDVAMMFGQFHNAKAMLGAKFLKLNKEKGWLIPPPLHLNSPGKE
- a CDS encoding Lrp/AsnC family transcriptional regulator is translated as MILDETDKKILRELSANSRQSMRELAKKVNLSAPSVTERVRKMESEGIISEYTISIDYGKIGYGIDCFMEVTLRQGEYEKFRRTIAENPNAEFCYRIACRACYIVKLRLNALQDLEVFINEITSYAETVTHIALSQIKIEKNLLK